The following DNA comes from Mustela nigripes isolate SB6536 chromosome 15, MUSNIG.SB6536, whole genome shotgun sequence.
GTGCAGGAGAGCTGTCCTGAGGGCGACCGCAGGGCCAGGCCCCCGAGTCAGTGTAGGACACCAGCAAGCACAGCTCACAGGAAATGAGCCATTCCCTGCGCTTGCTTACTCGAAGGGCCCGAACCTGCAAAGTTCCAGGAGTGCCATGGATGGCTGCGCAGGCCGGCAGTCACGcctttctccctgcctggagaggggagaagaaatgaaactgaaggAGTGTGTCTCCATCCTGCCCCTGAAGGAAAGCCCCTCTGTCCCAGTCTCCAAAGATGGGACGCTGCTGGCCGTGCCCTTGCTGCTGGCCCTGGCGGCCAGCTGCCTCTCGGTGCTGGCGTTCTGCAGGGTGGCCGCCCTTCAGGCCGAGCTGGGGAGCCTCCGGGCGGAGCTGCGGGAACTCCACCGGGCTGAGCAGCTGCCAGGCGCCCCCCAGGCCGGAGCCGCAGCTCCGAGGGCAGCTGTGCAGGGGGCCCCAGCTGTCCCCTCGGCTCTCAAAGTGAGTTTGCAGCAGCTGCCTCCCCCGACCTCCCGGCGTGGGTGGGTTCGCCCCGCACAGCTGCCTCCCGCACCTCCGCTGTCTTTGCAGTAACTTGGGGTTTTTCTCTTCTTAGGGCATCTTCGCACCACCCGCTGCAGGAGGGGGCAACTCCAGCCAAAGCCGCAGGAACACGCGTGCCCTTCAGGGTCCGGAAGAAGCAGGTAGGTTTCCGGCACAGGAGCATCGGGG
Coding sequences within:
- the TNFSF13B gene encoding tumor necrosis factor ligand superfamily member 13B, with amino-acid sequence MDGCAGRQSRLSPCLERGEEMKLKECVSILPLKESPSVPVSKDGTLLAVPLLLALAASCLSVLAFCRVAALQAELGSLRAELRELHRAEQLPGAPQAGAAAPRAAVQGAPAVPSALKGIFAPPAAGGGNSSQSRRNTRALQGPEEAVIQDCLQLIADNDTPTIRKGAYTFVPWLLSFKRGRALEEKENKILVKETGYFFIYGQVLYTDNTFAMGHLIQRKKVHVFGDELSLVTLFRCIQNMPETLPNNSCYSAGIARLEEGDELQLAIPREDAKISRDGDATFFGALKLL